Proteins found in one Hippopotamus amphibius kiboko isolate mHipAmp2 chromosome 12, mHipAmp2.hap2, whole genome shotgun sequence genomic segment:
- the SDR9C7 gene encoding short-chain dehydrogenase/reductase family 9C member 7, producing the protein MAAITDLSFMYRWFKNCNLVRNLSDKYVFITGCDSGFGNLLARQLVDRGMRVLAACFTEEGAQKLQQDTSSRLQTTLLDVTKTESIKAAAQWVRDQVGEQGLWALVNNAGVGLPSGPSEWLTKEDFVKVINVNLVGVIEVTLHMLPMVKKARGRVVNMSSSGGRVAIIGGGYCISKFGVEAFSDSLRRELHYFGVKVSIIEPGNYRTSILGTESTEKRMLELWERLPQETRESYGEEYFRIYTDKLKNMMQLAEPRIREVTNSMEHAIVSRRPRIRYNPGLDAKLLYLPLAKLPTPVTDFILSLYLPRPADSV; encoded by the exons ATGGCGGCTATCACGGACCTTTCTTTTATGTACCGCTGGTTCAAGAACTGCAATCTGGTCCGCAACCTCTCGGACAAGTACGTCTTCATCACAGGCTGTGACTCGGGCTTCGGGAACCTCCTGGCCAGGCAGCTGGTTGATCGGGGCATGCGGGTGCTGGCTGCTTGCTTCACTGAGGAAGGGGCTCAGAAGCTTCAGCAGGATACCTCCTCCCGGCTGCAGACCACGCTGTTGGATGTCACCAAGACCGAGAGCATCAAAGCAGCAGCCCAGTGGGTGAGGGACCAAGTGGGCGAGCAAG GCCTCTGGGCCCTGGTGAACAACGCTGGTGTGGGCCTGCCCAGTGGTCCCAGTGAATGGCTGACCAAGGAGGACTTCGTGAAGGTGATCAACGTGAACCTGGTGGGAGTGATCGAAGTGACCCTCCATATGCTGCCCATGGTCAAGAAAGCCCGGGGCAGGGTCGTCAACATGTCCAGCTCTGGTGGCCGTGTGGCTATTATTGGTGGCGGCTACTGTATCTCCAAGTTTGGCGTCGAGGCCTTCTCTGACAGCCTGAG GCGTGAGCTCCACTACTTCGGGGTGAAAGTCAGCATCATTGAGCCGGGGAACTACCGGACATCCATTCTGGGCACGGAGAGCACGGAGAAGCGCATGCTCGAGCTGTGGGAGCGGCTGCCTCAGGAGACCCGCGAGAGCTATGGAGAGGAGTACTTCCGTATCT ATACTGACAAGTTAAAGAACATGATGCAGTTGGCAGAGCCAAGGATCAGAGAAGTCACCAACAGCATGGAGCATGCCATTGTTTCCCGGAGGCCCCGCATCCGCTACAACCCTGGCCTGGACGCCAAACTCCTCTACCTCCCCTTGGCTAAGTTGCCCACCCCTGTGACAGATTTCATCCTAAGCCTCTACCTTCCAAGGCCAGCAGACAGTGTCTGA
- the LOC130832899 gene encoding 17-beta-hydroxysteroid dehydrogenase type 6-like isoform X2, translating to MWLSLAVVAGLYYLLRWYRERQVVSHLRDKFVFITGCDSGFGNLLARQLDLRGLRVLAACLTEQGAEQLRNQTSDRLETVILDVTKTESIAAAAEWVKERVGDRGLWGLLNNAGICTPMAPNEWLHIEDFERMLDVNVLGVIEVTLSLLPLERKAWRQTPGSHQLGPSQELGHSWACS from the exons ATGTGGCTGTCCCTGGCGGTCGTTGCGGGCCTGTACTACCTCCTGCGCTGGTACCGGGAGAGGCAGGTGGTGAGCCACCTGCGGGACAAGTTCGTCTTCATCACGGGCTGTGACTCGGGCTTCGGGAACCTGCTGGCCAGGCAGCTGGACCTGCGAGGCTTGAGGGTGCTGGCTGCATGTCTGACGGAGCAGGGCGCCGAGCAGCTGAGGAACCAGACGTCCGACAGGCTGGAGACGGTGATCCTGGACGTCACCAAGACGGAGAGCATCGCTGCGGCCGCCGAGTGGGTGAAGGAGCGTGTGGGGGACAGAG GACTCTGGGGTCTGTTGAATAACGCCGGCATTTGCACACCCATGGCTCCCAATGAGTGGCTGCACATAGAGGACTTCGAGAGGATGCTAGACGTGAACGTGTTGGGGGTGATCGAGGTGACCCTGAGTCTGCTGCCCCTAGAGCGGAAG GCCTGGAGACAAACCCCTGGATCTCACCAACTGGGACCGTCTCAAGAACTGGGACACTCCTGGGCCTGCTCCTGA
- the LOC130832899 gene encoding retinol dehydrogenase 16-like isoform X1, protein MWLSLAVVAGLYYLLRWYRERQVVSHLRDKFVFITGCDSGFGNLLARQLDLRGLRVLAACLTEQGAEQLRNQTSDRLETVILDVTKTESIAAAAEWVKERVGDRGLWGLLNNAGICTPMAPNEWLHIEDFERMLDVNVLGVIEVTLSLLPLERKVRGRLVNVSSVIGRLSLLSGGCCMSKYSVEVFSDSLRLLLRLWGY, encoded by the exons ATGTGGCTGTCCCTGGCGGTCGTTGCGGGCCTGTACTACCTCCTGCGCTGGTACCGGGAGAGGCAGGTGGTGAGCCACCTGCGGGACAAGTTCGTCTTCATCACGGGCTGTGACTCGGGCTTCGGGAACCTGCTGGCCAGGCAGCTGGACCTGCGAGGCTTGAGGGTGCTGGCTGCATGTCTGACGGAGCAGGGCGCCGAGCAGCTGAGGAACCAGACGTCCGACAGGCTGGAGACGGTGATCCTGGACGTCACCAAGACGGAGAGCATCGCTGCGGCCGCCGAGTGGGTGAAGGAGCGTGTGGGGGACAGAG GACTCTGGGGTCTGTTGAATAACGCCGGCATTTGCACACCCATGGCTCCCAATGAGTGGCTGCACATAGAGGACTTCGAGAGGATGCTAGACGTGAACGTGTTGGGGGTGATCGAGGTGACCCTGAGTCTGCTGCCCCTAGAGCGGAAGGTGAGGGGCCGTCTGGTCAATGTCTCCAGTGTCATTGGCAGGTTGAGTCTCTTGAGTGGGGGCTGCTGCATGTCCAAGTACAGCGTGGAGGTCTTCTCGGACTCCCTCAG GCTtctcctgaggctctggggatATTAG
- the LOC130833636 gene encoding retinol dehydrogenase 16-like isoform X1, translating to MWWGEVGRGKQGGMGGPGNGGCKRSSRGCAGNAMASIRDDVSVPTSVPLGLESGILTKEGAQENLEDSMPESLEAGWPTNISRVLKSSCLNTRQTPVSPQPVCVCPCKAMWLSLAVVAGLYYLLRWYRERQVVSHLRDKFVFITGCDSGFGNLLARQLDLRGLRVLAACLTEQGAEQLRNQTSDRLETVILDVTKTESIAAAAEWVKERVGDRGLWGLVNNAGISLPTAPNEWLTKKDFMKILDVNLLGVIEVTLSLLPLVRKARGRLVNVSSIMGRVALFGGGYCISKYGVEAFSDSLRRELSYFGVKVAVIEPGYFKTFVTSPEALSQNFQAAWDQASPEVKELYGETFLASFVKTSTLMKPPWSENLSLVTDCMEHALTACHPRTRYSAGWDAKLLYLPMSYMPTFLVDLMMYWGAPRPAKSV from the exons AtgtggtggggagaggtgggcagggggaaaCAGGGAGGAATGGGAGGACCAGGAAATGGTGGTTGTAAAAGATCCTCAAGGGGTTGTGCTGGAAATGCAATGGCGTCTATTAGAGATGATGTAAGTGTACCAACGAGCGTGCCTTTGGGGTTAGAATCAGGAATACTCACTAAAGAGGGTGCACAGGAAAATCTTGAAGACTCCATGCCAGAGAGCCTGGAGGCTGGCTGGCCAACCAACATCTCGCGTGTCCTTAAGTCCTCCTGTCTCAACACTAGGCAGACTCCCGTTTCGCCccagcctgtctgtgtctgtcCCTGCAAAGCCATGTGGCTGTCCCTGGCGGTCGTTGCGGGCCTGTACTACCTCCTGCGCTGGTACCGGGAGAGGCAGGTGGTGAGCCACCTGCGGGACAAGTTCGTCTTCATCACGGGCTGTGACTCGGGCTTCGGGAACCTGCTGGCCAGGCAGCTGGACCTGCGAGGCTTGAGGGTGCTGGCTGCGTGTCTGACGGAGCAGGGCGCCGAGCAGCTGAGGAACCAGACGTCCGACAGGCTGGAGACGGTGATCCTGGACGTCACCAAGACGGAGAGCATCGCTGCGGCCGCCGAGTGGGTGAAGGAGCGTGTGGGGGACAGAG GACTCTGGGGTCTGGTGAATAACGCCGGCATCTCCCTGCCCACCGCTCCCAATGAGTGGCTGACCAAAAAGGACTTTATGAAGATCCTGGACGTGAACCTGTTGGGGGTGATCGAGGTGACCCTGAGTCTGCTGCCCCTAGTGCGGAAGGCGAGGGGCCGTCTGGTCAACGTCTCCAGCATCATGGGCCGCGTGGCCCTCTTCGGTGGAGGCTACTGCATTTCCAAGTATGGCGTGGAGGCCTTCTCGGACTCCCTCAG GAGGGAGCTCTCCTACTTTGGGGTGAAGGTGGCTGTAATCGAGCCTGGTTACTTCAAGACCTTTGTGACCAGCCCTGAGGCACTTTCTCAGAATTTCCAGGCAGCATGGGATCAGGCCAGCCCAGAGGTCAAGGAACTCTATGGAGAGACATTCCTGGCCTCAT TCGTGAAGACATCTACTTTAATGAAGCCACCATGGTCCGAGAATCTGTCCTTGGTGACCGACTGCATGGAGCACGCCCTGACCGCCTGCCACCCCCGCACCCGATACTCAGCTGGCTGGGACGCCAAGCTCCTCTACCTCCCCATGAGCTACATGCCCACCTTCCTGGTGGACCTCATGATGTACTGGGGTGCCCCACGACCTGCTAAGTCCGTGTAA
- the LOC130833636 gene encoding retinol dehydrogenase 16-like isoform X2 has product MWLSLAVVAGLYYLLRWYRERQVVSHLRDKFVFITGCDSGFGNLLARQLDLRGLRVLAACLTEQGAEQLRNQTSDRLETVILDVTKTESIAAAAEWVKERVGDRGLWGLVNNAGISLPTAPNEWLTKKDFMKILDVNLLGVIEVTLSLLPLVRKARGRLVNVSSIMGRVALFGGGYCISKYGVEAFSDSLRRELSYFGVKVAVIEPGYFKTFVTSPEALSQNFQAAWDQASPEVKELYGETFLASFVKTSTLMKPPWSENLSLVTDCMEHALTACHPRTRYSAGWDAKLLYLPMSYMPTFLVDLMMYWGAPRPAKSV; this is encoded by the exons ATGTGGCTGTCCCTGGCGGTCGTTGCGGGCCTGTACTACCTCCTGCGCTGGTACCGGGAGAGGCAGGTGGTGAGCCACCTGCGGGACAAGTTCGTCTTCATCACGGGCTGTGACTCGGGCTTCGGGAACCTGCTGGCCAGGCAGCTGGACCTGCGAGGCTTGAGGGTGCTGGCTGCGTGTCTGACGGAGCAGGGCGCCGAGCAGCTGAGGAACCAGACGTCCGACAGGCTGGAGACGGTGATCCTGGACGTCACCAAGACGGAGAGCATCGCTGCGGCCGCCGAGTGGGTGAAGGAGCGTGTGGGGGACAGAG GACTCTGGGGTCTGGTGAATAACGCCGGCATCTCCCTGCCCACCGCTCCCAATGAGTGGCTGACCAAAAAGGACTTTATGAAGATCCTGGACGTGAACCTGTTGGGGGTGATCGAGGTGACCCTGAGTCTGCTGCCCCTAGTGCGGAAGGCGAGGGGCCGTCTGGTCAACGTCTCCAGCATCATGGGCCGCGTGGCCCTCTTCGGTGGAGGCTACTGCATTTCCAAGTATGGCGTGGAGGCCTTCTCGGACTCCCTCAG GAGGGAGCTCTCCTACTTTGGGGTGAAGGTGGCTGTAATCGAGCCTGGTTACTTCAAGACCTTTGTGACCAGCCCTGAGGCACTTTCTCAGAATTTCCAGGCAGCATGGGATCAGGCCAGCCCAGAGGTCAAGGAACTCTATGGAGAGACATTCCTGGCCTCAT TCGTGAAGACATCTACTTTAATGAAGCCACCATGGTCCGAGAATCTGTCCTTGGTGACCGACTGCATGGAGCACGCCCTGACCGCCTGCCACCCCCGCACCCGATACTCAGCTGGCTGGGACGCCAAGCTCCTCTACCTCCCCATGAGCTACATGCCCACCTTCCTGGTGGACCTCATGATGTACTGGGGTGCCCCACGACCTGCTAAGTCCGTGTAA
- the LOC130833637 gene encoding retinol dehydrogenase 16-like, translating to MWLSLAVVVGLYYLLRWYRERQVVSHLRDKFVFITGCDSGFGNLLARQLDLRGLRVLAACLTEQGAEELRNQTSDRLETVILDVTKTESIAAAAEWVKERVGDRGLWGLVNNAGICTPMAPNEWLHIEDFERMLDVNLLGAIEVTLRLLPPVRKARGRLVNVCSVTDGPSQMEEGNGLGRH from the exons ATGTGGCTGTCCCTGGCGGTCGTTGTGGGCCTGTACTACCTCCTGCGCTGGTACCGGGAGAGGCAGGTGGTGAGCCACCTGCGGGACAAGTTCGTCTTCATCACGGGCTGTGACTCGGGCTTCGGGAACCTGCTGGCCAGGCAGCTGGACCTGCGAGGCTTGAGGGTGCTGGCTGCGTGTCTGACGGAGCAGGGCGCCGAGGAGCTGAGGAACCAGACGTCCGACAGACTGGAGACGGTGATCCTGGACGTCACCAAGACGGAGAGCATCGCTGCGGCCGCCGAGTGGGTGAAGGAGCGTGTGGGGGACAGAG GACTCTGGGGTCTGGTGAATAACGCCGGCATTTGCACACCCATGGCTCCCAATGAGTGGCTGCACATAGAGGACTTCGAGAGGATGCTAGACGTGAACCTGTTGGGGGCGATCGAGGTGACCCTGCGTCTGCTGCCCCCAGTGCGGAAGGCGAGGGGCCGTCTGGTCAACGTCTGCAGCGTCACTG ATGGCCCATCCCAGATGGAGGAAGGGAATGGACTTGGGAGGCACTGA